From Carnobacterium alterfunditum DSM 5972:
CAATCTCACTAAAGTTTGATTTAAATAACTTGTACATCAATAAGTAATTTGTTTGAATGAAGTTTATCGTGAATGCTAGGATAACCATCCAAGCTACGGATTCGATCCTACCAGCTAATATACCAATCACGATAGCTGTAACAGTAACCACTGCGGATAACACACCAGAAAGCAATAATAAATCTGTCCGATTAGCAGATTGGAAAATAGCTCCAGTACTGCTTAATATCATTTGGATCCAAACCGATAACGCTAAAATTTGGAACGTTACGACACTTCCACCCCATTGATCGCCAAACAAAAATAAAATAATATCACTGGAATGAAAGACTAAAAAGACCGATAACGGCAAGCCGATCGTGGCTAATATGGTTGTAATTTTTAAATAAACCGATTTTATTTTTGCTAGATTCGTTTCATAGTTAGACATGATCGGTTGGATCACCGGTGAAATGACATTCGTTAAAATTTGATTGGGGTATAACGACACTTGATAAGCTTTGTCATAAAAAGCCAAAGAACTCGTTGAAAGATACCTTCCAATCAATATGTTATCTAAATTCCTTGAAAAATAATTGATGAAATTGAATAGAAATTGATTTTTTGAGAAACTAAAGATTTTTTTCAATGGCTCTTGGTCTATTTTTAAATCAGGCGTTAAATCTGTTTTTAGATAGAAAACAATAAACAATAAGGCCGCTTTGACTGTATTGCTGATAATCAACGAATAATAGCTGAAGCCATTTATGGCAAGTACGATCGACACCACACCTGCTGCAACGTTAGCCAGTACCGTTACCATATTCACCGTACTGAATTTTTTATCTCTTAATAACATCGATTGAGGTACAACTAGAATCCCATAGAAGAAGACACAAAAAGCTAACACGATACTGATTGGTTTATAAACCTCATTATTATAAAAAGCACTGATTGGATAGCCTAGAAACACAAATACGATTCCTAAAAACAAGGCTAAGTAGAGCGAAAACCCAAAAATGCTATTGATTTCCTGTTTCGACAATGTTTTATTTTGGATGATTGCCGGACCAATCCCAAAATCAGCTAACATTTGGAAAAAAATCAAAAAGACATTTACCACTGCAACTATGCCATACTCTTCCGGAGTTAATATTCTGGATAGCACTGCAGTGACCAGTAATTGGATCACAACATTGGAATATTTTCCTAGTGCACTGTAAAAAATGCCTTTTTTGAATTCATCAGCCATCCCCATAATGCTCCATCAACTCCTTTGTTACTAGATTGGCTAACCGAATTTCTTTTTGATTGCTTTAAAACTTTTTTGAAATTTCTTTCCGACCGTCACTCTCAACTGCATCACTTTTATGGCCGCTGCGTATTTTTCGTATCTTAAGAGTAGGATCAGAATTTTTACAAATGTGTTTTTTTCTTTTTCGGTCTCTATTTCAGAAATAGCTTGCTTGATTTTAGGATTTTCCATTAAAGCTTCAATGTGTTCCTCTTTTTCAGGACCCGTCAGCGGGCAATCTTCCCAAGCTAAATTGCTCAATTCTAAGTACAGTGCACCCCAATAGTGTTGGTTCACTAAATCGTGGTACTTTTCTTCTTTCTTCCAATAGACCATCCACTCTTCAAACTGATCAGCAATAGTGTATTCATAAAAAAAGCGTTCTTTACGGTAGCGATTGACCGCAGACCCTTCCCGGAAAACATAATGGTAATAAGCTTTTGGCTGATAATAAATCGTTGCTGCATCAAATCCTGCTCGTTGATTAAATAAAGCGTCCTGCCCTACTTTTTGATTGGTAAAACGGCAGTTGTGTTGTTTTAAAAAAGCATGGTTGAATAGTTTGTTCCATAAAGCATAAGGAGATAATGCATAATGGTCTCTAAAATTGTCTCTGAATGCTTCTTGTTCTAAGCGCCCAATTAATTTAGGCAATTTTTCAGTTGTTGTGACTTTGTCTTCTTTATCTACGATTTCATCGAAGTACCCAAACACTACTATATCGGCAGTCGATTCTGTTGCTTTGGCAACCGTTTCTTCAATCAGATTTGCTTCAAAGTAATCATCTGGGTCAGCGAAATAGATATACTCCCCAGTTGCCTGATCTAATCCTGCATTTCTGGCAAAACCTGAGCCGACATTTTTTTGATGGATGACAATAATACGCGAATCTTTTAAGCAATATTGGTCACATAGTGCTCCCGATCCATCAGTTGAACCATCGTCAACTAAAATAATTTCGATGTTTGTATAGGTTTGTTTTAAGGCGCACTGGATCGCTTTCTCCAGCTGCTCAGCAACATTGTAGATAGGCATAATAATTGATACTTTACTCATCGTTATACCCCTTTCACTTTCATTAATGCAATGACTTGACTATTATAGCATAATCAAATGACTGAAACATTACAGTTTCCTAAAGACTTTTCTCGTTTTCAGCCTTGAAGCTTTAACAATTTCAAACGTTTTTGCGTTGACTTATTTTCATTCAATGAGTAGACTTAAACTTATCAGATAGAATGATTGAAATTAAAAATTCGAGAAAAAGAGGGATGAAAATGGCTATTTTAGTAACAGGCGGCGCCGGATACATCGGCAGCCACACAACTGTAGAATTATTGAACGCCGGACATGATGTTGTCATCGTAGATAATTTTTCAAACAGCAAACCTGAAGTATTAAATCGAATCAAAGAAATTTCCGGAAAAACGTTCTCTTTTTATGAAGTAGATGTCTTAAATAAACCAGATTTAGAAGCAGTCTTTAAAATCCATGACATAGAAGCAGTCATTCATTTTGCCGGCTACAAAGCTGTTGGTGAATCCGTTAGCCAACCGTTAAAATACTACCACAACAATTTGACTAGTACCTTTGTTCTTGCTGAATTAATGGAAGCTTACAATGTTAAAAAATTAGTTTTCAGTTCTTCTGCTACCGTTTATGGAATGGACAATGTTTCTCCATTGACTGAAGACCTGCCTTTAAGCACCACAAATCCTTATGGCACAACAAAAATGATGATTGAACAGATCTTGCAAGATGTCTATGCTGCAGATCCTTCTTGGAGCATTGCCTTGTTGCGTTACTTCAACCCAATCGGTGCGCATGAAAGCGGACGAATTGGAGAAGATCCAAACGGTATCCCAAATAACTTGATGCCTTATATCACGCAAGTAGCTGTAGGTAAACGTGCTCAATTGAGTGTCTTTGGCGGTGACTATGATACTCCAGACGGTACTGGTGTGCGTGACTACATTCATGTAGTCGATTTAGCTAAGGGTCATTTAAAAGCAGTTGAAAAGATTCTTGCTTCAGAAGGCATCGAAGCTTACAATCTTGGAACCGGAAAAGGCTATAGCGTAATAGATGTTGTGACAAATTTTGAAAATGCTACTGGCAAGAAAGTTCCTTACACGATCACCGATAGACGTCCTGGCGACATTGCTACTTGCTATTCGGATGCATCAAAAGCTGCTCAAGAATTAGGTTGGCGCGCTGAACATACGTTAGAAGATATGTGCCGTGATTCTTGGAAATGGCAAGAAAACAATCCAAACGGATACGAATAAAATAAGATTAAATAAAGGCCTTATCTAAAAAAATTCATGCCCTCTTTTGATGATCTAGTTCATCAGAAGTGGACATGAATTTTTTTGTTTGTTTTTTAGCGATTTTGATTGCATAGTGCACCCCACTCTTTCGTGAACTGACCCTTCATAGAACAGTAGTCCCAAAAAACAGCACCACACATTCGTACAAGGACTCTCCACCGAAATGTGAGACAAAAAAAGGTGGTCACTTATTCGTCAATGTTGGTTTCACGTAGAAGTAGCACAAAAACAAAAGGATTTATCATCTTTGGTGTTGCTAGATTAGGTACATCACCTACTTGGAAATTTCTGCAGGAATAGGATTGCTTGTAGCCTAAAATGAAGCACTGTGGGCAAATAACGCCCAAGTGTATCATGTTTGTAAGCTGCTAAAGCAGCAACAACCATGACAACTTTCTTTTAGGCTTCAGGCGATCCAATGGCTCTCCACAAGCAAACCCGTTATTCCGGAAGAAATTTCTCTTTAAAGCACAAACAACCGAAAAAGATTCACTCTCCCATTGGGAAAGTGAATCTTTTTGTGCAACTTGTTCTTATCTTAGGTTTTTCTTTATCGTCTAAAAATAGTTTTTACTTTAGCTCGGATATAGTTTCCGATGCGCGATGGAGCAGCTTCATTGAGCGTACCTGTTTGATAGACTTCAATAGCGGCATTGATCACCGCACCCGCAGTCATCAATGCTCCAATGACCTGTAGCCAAATCAACATGATCATAAACGTTCCGATCGTTCCGTAACTTTGTGCACCAACAGCAAAATATTCAACGTATACCGCAAATCCTTGAGAAACCAGCATCCAGCCAATAGTTGAGAATGCTGCTCCAGGCAAAACGCTCTTGAAAGCTATTTTTGCATGAGGGACAAAGAAATACAACACACAAAAAATAATAAACAGTACGATCATAGTGACCGGCCACCTTAAACTTTGAAATGTCTCACCAATCGTTGCAGGTATGTCAATGATTGGGGTAATGTATTCTAATATCAATTGTCCAAACCCAAAAATAATTACGATTGCCATGATGCTAAAAATCATCAGTGTCGTTAAGATCAGTGAAAATAATCTAATGATCACGATATTTCTTCTAGGCTCTGCACCGTAAGCTTTATTCATGCTCACTTGCATCGCAGTCATTCCTCGACTGGCTGACCATAAGGCTCCAATCGCCGCAATAGACAAGATCCCACCACTGCTGCGTGTAAACCAATTCTTCAACAACTCTTCAACTTGAGCAAAAAAATAACTTGGCACAGCTTTTTCAATGTACGGCAATAATTCTGTCGCATCTAAACGTAAGTAGGGCAATACGTTTCCGATCACAACGATAATCGGGAAAATGGACAATAAAAAATAATAACTGATGATCGCTCCGGAATTCCAAACTTCAGCTTCCCGGTATTTCTGGATCAAAATCATACTAAATTTTTTAACTTCTTCTTTTTTATTTAATTCTGCCTTACCTAATTGATCATCTTTTGACATATTCAAACCCCTTTTTCAAAACCAATTACCATTATACCGATTTAAATCAAAAAAATAAAACACTTATTTAATAAAAATAAGTGTTTTATAGAATAAATCGTTTGATGAATGGCAACTGAGCTATTCCTTTGATACAGATGTAACTGATACAAAAAACTAGTAGCGTCAAAATTGGTACCGAGAGGATCGGTGTACTAAACAAAGTTGTTGCTCCTACCTCCCATAAAAGGAAAATAATCAGCACATGTACCAAATAGATCCCAAATGAATAAGCGGAGAGGTCTAATAGTATCCGTTTGAATTTAGCCGAAACATGTTTTGGATTTAATTTTTCTTTTGCCAATAGAAAAGCAGCTATACTCATCAAGAACACATTAGGTGTCAAGTATTCGTAAGGAACATCGTAATGTTTCCCTTGTTTTAGAGACTCTACACCCGTCATTACAATGGTACTTATCAAACCGGCTGCTCCTAACAGATAAATGGCTCTCTTCACCCATTTGCTTAAATCATAGTGTGCTAGAAAATAACCCGCGAAGAAATAACCGACATAACCAAAAGTGATATCCAAGTTGATGCCTCTTTCAGCAAAGGTCACCGTTGAACTGACGGGAAATTCATGGTAAGTTGGCAGGATAAATCCGATATAAAAACAAAAAGCAATCAGATAAAGGATCATTTTTTTATCCTCAGCGATCTTTCGCAAAAAAGGAATCATGACATAAATTTCAATCATCCGAAAAAGAAACCACAAATGAAAATGCCCTTCTTTAAATGCTTCAAACATCACTCCCCATACCTCTGAGTTAAATGTTCGGTATTCATTCCAAGTAAAAATCACAGCATATAGAGCTGACCAAAAAATAAAAGCTGTTACCAGTCGAAAAACATTTTTTTTATAGAATTTTCTAATTGAAAAAGCTTTTTTCGGATCTAAAAAAAAGATTCCGCTCATCATAAAAAATAACGGTACACTCATACGCGCAAAACTATCGAACACATTCAGTACTTGCCATTGGTAGGAATCGATTGCATACAAATCAAAATCACGTGAGATAATATGAATGGCGATCACTAAAAAAGTGGCTGCTACCCTTAGAATATCAGCGTAAATAACTCTTTCTTTCATAAATACCGCTCCTTTTCTTTATCCAGTATACCCAAAAATCCGGAAACAACTAAACTTTCGCAGTTGTTTTCGAATTTATTCAACTTTTTTAATTTTTAAAACCTGTTAAGATCATATACTTTATTAGTTAACTTGCCTAATGTAGTTTTTTATTGTGCAGATAGATAATCCATGATAGATTGACCCATTTCAATAAAAAATGGTGTAGCTTCATCATATGCATAGGTCCACCCATCGCTCATAACAACGACTATATAGTCTTGCCCATCTGAGTCTGTAATGATACCTGCATCATGGGAGACACTGTCTAAGACACCTGTTTTATGTGCAAACGTGACATCGTCAGCTAATCCGGTATTGAGAGCATAAACTAACTGCTGATCAGCCAATAACCCCATAAAATAATCGGTTGATGTTTTGGACAATAATGTACCATCCATTAAACGGTTCAGCAAGTCAGCGACATTCCCAGGCGTCGTCTGTAGCGTTCCTCTTGAAATGACGCCATTTTCATTAGACGTATTAAACGTTGTTTCAGTGAA
This genomic window contains:
- a CDS encoding YihY/virulence factor BrkB family protein, giving the protein MSKDDQLGKAELNKKEEVKKFSMILIQKYREAEVWNSGAIISYYFLLSIFPIIVVIGNVLPYLRLDATELLPYIEKAVPSYFFAQVEELLKNWFTRSSGGILSIAAIGALWSASRGMTAMQVSMNKAYGAEPRRNIVIIRLFSLILTTLMIFSIMAIVIIFGFGQLILEYITPIIDIPATIGETFQSLRWPVTMIVLFIIFCVLYFFVPHAKIAFKSVLPGAAFSTIGWMLVSQGFAVYVEYFAVGAQSYGTIGTFMIMLIWLQVIGALMTAGAVINAAIEVYQTGTLNEAAPSRIGNYIRAKVKTIFRR
- a CDS encoding acyltransferase is translated as MKERVIYADILRVAATFLVIAIHIISRDFDLYAIDSYQWQVLNVFDSFARMSVPLFFMMSGIFFLDPKKAFSIRKFYKKNVFRLVTAFIFWSALYAVIFTWNEYRTFNSEVWGVMFEAFKEGHFHLWFLFRMIEIYVMIPFLRKIAEDKKMILYLIAFCFYIGFILPTYHEFPVSSTVTFAERGINLDITFGYVGYFFAGYFLAHYDLSKWVKRAIYLLGAAGLISTIVMTGVESLKQGKHYDVPYEYLTPNVFLMSIAAFLLAKEKLNPKHVSAKFKRILLDLSAYSFGIYLVHVLIIFLLWEVGATTLFSTPILSVPILTLLVFCISYICIKGIAQLPFIKRFIL
- the galE gene encoding UDP-glucose 4-epimerase GalE, with translation MAILVTGGAGYIGSHTTVELLNAGHDVVIVDNFSNSKPEVLNRIKEISGKTFSFYEVDVLNKPDLEAVFKIHDIEAVIHFAGYKAVGESVSQPLKYYHNNLTSTFVLAELMEAYNVKKLVFSSSATVYGMDNVSPLTEDLPLSTTNPYGTTKMMIEQILQDVYAADPSWSIALLRYFNPIGAHESGRIGEDPNGIPNNLMPYITQVAVGKRAQLSVFGGDYDTPDGTGVRDYIHVVDLAKGHLKAVEKILASEGIEAYNLGTGKGYSVIDVVTNFENATGKKVPYTITDRRPGDIATCYSDASKAAQELGWRAEHTLEDMCRDSWKWQENNPNGYE
- a CDS encoding glycosyltransferase, translated to MSKVSIIMPIYNVAEQLEKAIQCALKQTYTNIEIILVDDGSTDGSGALCDQYCLKDSRIIVIHQKNVGSGFARNAGLDQATGEYIYFADPDDYFEANLIEETVAKATESTADIVVFGYFDEIVDKEDKVTTTEKLPKLIGRLEQEAFRDNFRDHYALSPYALWNKLFNHAFLKQHNCRFTNQKVGQDALFNQRAGFDAATIYYQPKAYYHYVFREGSAVNRYRKERFFYEYTIADQFEEWMVYWKKEEKYHDLVNQHYWGALYLELSNLAWEDCPLTGPEKEEHIEALMENPKIKQAISEIETEKEKNTFVKILILLLRYEKYAAAIKVMQLRVTVGKKFQKSFKAIKKKFG
- a CDS encoding lipopolysaccharide biosynthesis protein encodes the protein MADEFKKGIFYSALGKYSNVVIQLLVTAVLSRILTPEEYGIVAVVNVFLIFFQMLADFGIGPAIIQNKTLSKQEINSIFGFSLYLALFLGIVFVFLGYPISAFYNNEVYKPISIVLAFCVFFYGILVVPQSMLLRDKKFSTVNMVTVLANVAAGVVSIVLAINGFSYYSLIISNTVKAALLFIVFYLKTDLTPDLKIDQEPLKKIFSFSKNQFLFNFINYFSRNLDNILIGRYLSTSSLAFYDKAYQVSLYPNQILTNVISPVIQPIMSNYETNLAKIKSVYLKITTILATIGLPLSVFLVFHSSDIILFLFGDQWGGSVVTFQILALSVWIQMILSSTGAIFQSANRTDLLLLSGVLSAVVTVTAIVIGILAGRIESVAWMVILAFTINFIQTNYLLMYKLFKSNFSEIGKALGKPAIMALIQVVFFLIIPRFPFSSFINLMINGIVFVILFAIGLILTGQMKLLTEVIKKK